One stretch of Prunus persica cultivar Lovell chromosome G1, Prunus_persica_NCBIv2, whole genome shotgun sequence DNA includes these proteins:
- the LOC18791036 gene encoding uncharacterized protein LOC18791036, whose amino-acid sequence MGLIPSRSYISFISDQIILSLSMAYTSSSLYSSSLAWDSHNNHLGLVNNTDRMSLAMDEYMMMTMMMKAPCCSPPLVDQSDFSTGYLEDALLEFSEPSKRRRVLLYTDNEINHSATTTSVLEKSHWNSHWEFSENFDCMTQLTSSSALSVLPGDPVSITTPISRVCEETNRVTKINTAEEAPMPAPEAIDSSSSSSYKEDSANTNSDYLPARPAAVVGGSSSDEKRRKKKGVIRKVVYPFALVKPGGVEGDITLNDINERILMPPTRPVRHPVGDFACRPCVSADGPGLSGKAVVALTRIHTQGRGTITIIRTKG is encoded by the exons ATGGGCCTGATTCCTAGTAGATCATACATTTCATTTATATCAGATCAAATCATACTAAGCTTGTCCATGGCTTACACAAGCAGTAGCCTCTACAGCTCTTCCCTAGCTTGGGATTCTCATAACAACCACCTTGGACTTGTCAACAACACAGACAGAATGTCTTTAG CTATGGATGAgtacatgatgatgacgatgatgatgaaggCACCGTGTTGCTCACCTCCACTGGTAGATCAGTCAGATTTCTCAACGGGGTACTTGGAAGATGCTTTGCTTGAATTTAGCGAGCCTTCCAAAAGAAGACGGGTGCTCTTGTATACCGATAACGAGATCAACCATTCCGCTACTACGACTAGTGTTCTTGAAAAG AGCCACTGGAATTCACACTGGGAATTTTCTGAGAATTTTGACTGCATGACCCAGCTAACCAGTTCCAGTGCGCTTTCag TTCTACCGGGTGATCCTGTAAGTATAACCACACCAATCAGCAGAGTCTGTGAGGAGACAAACAGAGTTACAAAGATAAACACAGCAGAAGAGGCACCAATGCCAGCTCCTGAAGCTATTGattcctcctcttcttcttcttacaAAGAGGACTCAGCCAATACCAACTCTGATTATTTACCTGCTCGTCCAGCTGCAG TAGTAGGTGGTAGCAGCAGTGATGaaaagaggagaaagaagaaggggGTGATAAGAAAGGTGGTTTATCCATTTGCATTGGTGAAGCCGGGCGGAGTAGAAGGGGACATTACCTTAAACGACATCAACGAGAGGATCCTAATGCCGCCAACAAGGCCAGTACGACATCCAGTCGGGGACTTTGCGTGTCGGCCATGCGTGTCTGCTGATGGCCCTGGCCTTTCTGGCAAAGCTGTGGTGGCCCTTACCAGAATTCACACTCAGGGCAGAGGCACCATCACTATTATCAGAACCAAAGGTTAA
- the LOC18792896 gene encoding L-lactate dehydrogenase A, producing MHKSSSGSSLGPGGLDLTQSFFKPISSAAPPSPTKRHTKISVVGAGNVGMAIAQTILTQDLADELVLIDVNPDKLRGEMLDLQHAAAFLPRTKILASVDYAVTVGSDLCIVTAGARQNLGESRLNLLQRNVALFRKIIPPLVKFSPDTILLIVSNPVDVLTHVAWKLSGFPSNRVLGSGTNLDSSRFRFLIADHLDVNAQDVQAYIVGEHGDSSVALWSSISVGGVPVLSFLEKQEIAYEKETLEEIHKAVVDSAYEVISLKGYTSWAIGYSVANLARSILRDQRKIHPVSVLAKGFYGVEGGEVFLSLPAQLGRGGVLGVTNIHLTDEEEQRLRDSARTILDVQSQLNLGI from the exons ATGCATAAGAGTAGTTCAGGGTCATCACTAGGACCAGGAGGGCTGGACTTAACCCAGTCCTTCTTCAAACCCATATCCAGTGCAGCCCCTCCTTCCCCCACCAAGCGCCACACCAAGATCTCCGTCGTCGGCGCTGGTAACGTCGGCATGGCCATTGCCCAAACCATCTTAACCCAAGACCTCGCCGACGAGCTCGTCCTCATCGACGTCAATCCCGACAAGCTACGCGGGGAGATGCTCGACCTCCAGCACGCCGCCGCCTTCCTCCCCCGCACCAAAATCCTGGCCTCCGTCGACTACGCCGTCACCGTTGGCTCCGACCTCTGCATAGTCACCGCCGGTGCCCGCCAGAATCTGGGAGAGTCCAGGCTCAACCTGCTCCAGAGGAACGTCGCTCTCTTCCGGAAAATCATCCCCCCACTCGTCAAGTTCTCGCCGGATACCATCTTACTCATCGTATCTAACCCGGTGGACGTCTTGACTCACGTGGCGTGGAAGCTATCCGGGTTTCCCAGCAACCGGGTCCTGGGGTCGGGGACCAATCTGGACTCTTCCAGGTTCCGCTTCCTCATCGCTGATCATCTTGACGTGAACGCCCAAGATGTGCAG GCTTACATCGTTGGGGAGCATGGAGACAGCTCAGTGGCTCTGTGGTCAAGCATCAGCGTAGGGGGAGTGCCGGTGCTGAGCTTCCTAGAGAAGCAGGAAATAGCGTACGAGAAAGAGACACTGGAGGAGATCCACAAGGCAGTGGTGGACAGCGCGTATGAAGTGATAAGCCTGAAAGGGTATACCTCTTGGGCAATAGGGTACTCGGTGGCTAACCTAGCTCGGAGCATACTGAGGGACCAGAGGAAGATCCACCCAGTTTCGGTTCTGGCCAAGGGCTTCTATGGAGTTGAAGGCGGGGAAGTGTTCTTGAGCTTGCCTGCGCAGCTGGGGAGAGGTGGGGTGTTGGGGGTCACCAATATACATCTCACTGATGAGGAGGAACAGAGGCTCAGGGACTCTGCTCGCACCATTTTGGATGTCCAATCTCAGTTGAACTTGGGGATATGA
- the LOC109948239 gene encoding non-specific lipid-transfer protein 4.1 yields MKGCLVCVFVFLVASRAFFEEVGAAGECGKTPIRSAATSLSPCLSSARNVRAKVPPTCCTKVGALISTAPKCLCAVLLSPLAKQAGINPAIAITIPKRCKIKNRRAGKKCGRYVVP; encoded by the exons ATGAAAGGCTGCcttgtttgtgtgtttgtgtttctGGTAGCTTCAAGAGCATTTTTTGAGGAAGTTGGTGCAGCTGGGGAATGTGGAAAGACCCCAATTAGGTCAGCAGCAACTAGCTTGAGCCCGTGCTTGAGCTCAGCCAGAAATGTGAGGGCCAAGGTTCCTCCAACTTGTTGCACCAAAGTTGGGGCCTTGATAAGTACTGCCCCAAAATGCCTGTGTGCTGTTTTGTTGTCCCCTTTGGCAAAGCAGGCTGGTATCAATCCCGCCATTGCTATCACTATTCCAAAGAGATGCAAAATCAAGAACCGACGTGCTGGAAAGAAGTGCGGAA GATATGTTGTCCCATAA